The proteins below come from a single Streptomyces spongiicola genomic window:
- a CDS encoding cytochrome d ubiquinol oxidase subunit II: protein MTTAGIVALVLLLAVAAYACAGGTDYGAGFWDLTAGGAERGKRPRWLIDHAMAPVWEVNNVWLIFVLVIMWTGFPVLFQTVFSSMWLPLALAVVGLVLRGAGFALRKPIKRVAGRRLYGALFAVSSLLTPYFLGAAVGGIASGRVAPGTTASADAWANPTSFFFGLLTVTGTAFLGAVFLSCDAERWNAPDLVGYFRRRALGALAAAALLGVAALFVVPTDSPHLWNGLTQGAGLVLALVAVACTVATAVMLLRGHTRWSRFTATGIVGAAVVAWGVAQRPYLIPTSLSIEQAAGAPSTLVWLLVVTVVAVLLVGPALVLLYWLDTHAELESLSESDLRQGGGTTGSG, encoded by the coding sequence ATGACGACCGCAGGCATCGTCGCCCTGGTGCTGCTGCTCGCCGTCGCCGCCTACGCCTGCGCCGGCGGCACCGACTACGGCGCCGGGTTCTGGGACCTCACCGCGGGCGGCGCCGAGCGCGGAAAGCGGCCCCGGTGGCTGATCGACCACGCCATGGCACCCGTGTGGGAGGTGAACAACGTCTGGCTGATCTTCGTCCTCGTCATCATGTGGACCGGGTTCCCGGTGCTCTTCCAGACGGTGTTCTCGTCCATGTGGCTCCCGCTGGCCCTCGCCGTCGTCGGCCTGGTCCTGCGCGGCGCCGGCTTCGCGCTGCGCAAGCCGATCAAACGGGTGGCCGGCCGTCGGCTGTACGGGGCGCTGTTCGCCGTCTCCTCACTGCTCACCCCGTACTTCCTCGGCGCCGCCGTCGGCGGCATCGCCTCCGGCCGGGTCGCGCCCGGCACCACCGCGTCGGCGGACGCCTGGGCCAACCCGACGTCCTTCTTCTTCGGTCTGCTCACGGTGACCGGGACCGCCTTCCTCGGCGCGGTGTTCCTCTCCTGCGACGCCGAACGCTGGAACGCCCCCGATCTCGTCGGCTACTTCCGGCGCCGGGCCCTGGGCGCCCTCGCCGCCGCCGCCCTGCTCGGGGTGGCCGCGCTCTTCGTCGTACCCACCGACTCCCCGCACCTGTGGAACGGGCTCACCCAGGGCGCCGGGCTGGTGCTCGCCCTCGTGGCCGTGGCCTGCACGGTGGCGACGGCGGTGATGCTGCTGCGGGGGCACACCCGCTGGTCCCGGTTCACCGCCACGGGCATCGTCGGCGCCGCCGTCGTCGCCTGGGGCGTCGCCCAGCGCCCGTACCTCATCCCGACCTCCCTGAGCATCGAGCAGGCCGCGGGCGCCCCGTCGACGCTGGTGTGGCTGCTGGTCGTCACCGTCGTCGCGGTGCTCCTCGTCGGGCCCGCGCTCGTCCTGCTCTACTGGCTCGACACCCATGCGGAGCTGGAGTCCCTCTCCGAGTCCGATCTGCGCCAGGGCGGCGGCACCACCGGGAGCGGGTGA
- a CDS encoding GMC oxidoreductase, with protein sequence MTESPHYDVIVIGTGAGGGTLAHRLAPTGCRVLLLERGGYLPRERDNWDSTAVFVKGRYRAPEFWYDKHGNSFPPEVNYYVGGNTKFYGAALFRLRPEDFGVVHHHDGVSPAWPLGYADLEPYYTQAEHLYLVHGSHGEDPTEGAVSGQYRHPPVAHEPRIQQLSDDLEKQGLHPFHLPIGVNLTQDGEGRATRSSVCIRCDRVDGFPCPVRGKSDAQVICVEPALEHPNVDLVTHARVTRLETDPGGRTVTAVVAELADGTEARFSSHLVAVACGAVNTAALLLASAGDRHPDGLANSSGVVGRHYMRHNNLALMAVSKEPNDTRFQKTLALHDWYLGADDWEYPLGGIQMLGKSDAEQIHGEAPRWAGAVTPQMPFEVLARHAVDFWLCGEDLPDPGNRVTLDRDGGIRLALDEKNNITALNRLRRKLQGMLGRLGMHEHHLLPHSLYLHKGMPIGATAHQAGTVRFGHDSATSALDVNCKAHDLDNLYAVDTSFFPSIGAVNPSLTAIANALRVGDHLAERLRG encoded by the coding sequence ATGACCGAATCCCCGCACTACGACGTCATCGTCATCGGTACCGGAGCGGGCGGTGGGACCCTCGCCCACCGCCTCGCCCCCACCGGCTGCCGCGTCCTCCTCCTGGAACGGGGCGGCTACCTCCCCCGGGAACGCGACAACTGGGACTCCACGGCCGTCTTCGTCAAGGGCAGGTACCGCGCCCCCGAGTTCTGGTACGACAAACACGGCAACTCCTTCCCGCCCGAGGTCAACTACTACGTCGGCGGCAACACCAAGTTCTACGGCGCCGCGCTCTTCCGGCTGCGCCCCGAGGACTTCGGGGTGGTGCACCACCACGACGGGGTGTCCCCGGCGTGGCCGCTGGGCTACGCGGACCTGGAGCCCTACTACACCCAGGCGGAGCACCTCTACCTCGTGCACGGCAGCCACGGCGAGGACCCCACGGAGGGCGCGGTGAGCGGCCAGTACCGCCACCCGCCCGTCGCGCACGAGCCGCGCATCCAGCAGTTGAGCGACGACCTGGAGAAGCAGGGCCTGCACCCCTTCCACCTGCCCATCGGCGTCAACCTGACGCAGGACGGCGAGGGCCGCGCCACCCGCTCCAGCGTCTGCATCCGCTGCGACCGGGTCGACGGCTTCCCCTGCCCGGTGCGCGGCAAGTCCGACGCACAGGTCATCTGCGTCGAACCCGCCCTGGAGCACCCCAACGTGGACCTGGTCACCCACGCCCGGGTGACCAGGCTGGAGACCGACCCCGGGGGCCGCACCGTCACCGCCGTCGTCGCGGAACTCGCCGACGGCACCGAGGCCCGGTTCTCCTCCCACCTCGTCGCCGTGGCCTGCGGCGCCGTCAACACCGCGGCCCTGCTGCTGGCGTCGGCCGGCGACCGGCACCCGGACGGGCTCGCCAACAGCTCGGGCGTGGTGGGGCGCCACTACATGCGGCACAACAACCTCGCGCTGATGGCGGTGTCGAAGGAACCCAACGACACCCGCTTCCAGAAGACCCTCGCCCTGCACGACTGGTACCTGGGCGCGGACGACTGGGAGTACCCCCTGGGCGGGATCCAGATGCTCGGCAAGTCCGACGCCGAGCAGATCCACGGCGAGGCGCCGCGCTGGGCGGGGGCGGTGACACCCCAGATGCCGTTCGAGGTACTGGCCCGCCACGCCGTCGACTTCTGGCTGTGCGGGGAGGACCTCCCGGACCCCGGCAACCGGGTCACCCTGGACCGGGACGGCGGCATCCGACTCGCCCTCGACGAGAAGAACAACATCACCGCACTGAACCGGCTGCGCCGCAAACTGCAGGGCATGCTGGGCCGGCTGGGGATGCACGAGCACCATCTGCTGCCGCACAGCCTCTATCTGCACAAGGGCATGCCCATCGGGGCGACCGCCCACCAGGCCGGCACCGTGCGCTTCGGCCACGACTCCGCGACCTCCGCGCTGGACGTCAACTGCAAGGCCCACGACCTCGACAACCTCTATGCCGTGGACACGAGCTTCTTCCCGAGCATCGGCGCCGTCAACCCGTCGCTGACCGCCATCGCCAACGCCCTGCGCGTCGGCGACCACCTGGCCGAGCGGCTCCGCGGCTGA
- a CDS encoding cation:proton antiporter — translation MLPPDRFLLGIALIMLLAVGCQIAASRLRIPALILLLPAGFTAGALTDVVHPDRLAPGNFSSIVSLSVAVILYDAGLGLRPAHLRGATRSVVLRLLFLGVLAGWASVTGLAPALFAVPFPVALLLGAVLVVSGPTVVGPLLDHVRPPDRVRRILIWEGTLVDPVGAILGALVLHSLLVGDFRVGRGFHPGEFTLSWLVGLAGGAVGTAVLWFLLRRLRLGETLGTLAQLATVVAVSAGCDIVRDDTGLIAAVVAGLAVANLPGLGMPARRPFFETLVQLVIGLLFVTISAGVAPSSVLPVLLPALVLVGALVLVVRPLVAWISTHGHGLPRGERLFVAWMAPRGIVAASTASAFASTLDGEGLPGSEAILPVTFLVIVGTVLVYGLTAAPVAARLGITLPARARQLVVGGRPWSVDLARCLKSAGVEVTVWTATEEQRQRVRRAGIEPAPGELLAAATDPSGRLEGVDSVLLLTDDDDFNALVSVVAQDSVDGPVHRVAPPPHGPGAVATRTGPDVLFGPGLGRDVLADRHGRGASFTVGAPGERPPPGHDALFVLGAGGRLEPVTESRPARPGPEDRLVLLGPAPG, via the coding sequence GTGCTGCCCCCCGACCGGTTCCTCCTGGGCATCGCCCTGATCATGCTGCTCGCGGTCGGGTGCCAGATCGCGGCGAGCAGGCTGCGCATCCCGGCGCTGATCCTGCTGCTGCCCGCCGGGTTCACGGCGGGCGCCCTCACCGACGTCGTGCATCCGGACAGACTGGCGCCGGGCAACTTCTCCTCGATCGTCTCGCTGTCCGTCGCGGTGATCCTCTACGACGCCGGCCTCGGGCTCCGGCCGGCCCATCTGCGGGGCGCCACCCGCTCGGTGGTGCTCCGGCTGCTGTTCCTCGGCGTCCTGGCCGGCTGGGCCTCCGTCACGGGGCTCGCCCCCGCGCTGTTCGCCGTCCCCTTCCCGGTGGCCCTGCTGCTGGGCGCCGTACTGGTCGTCTCCGGGCCGACGGTGGTCGGACCGCTGCTCGACCACGTACGCCCCCCGGACCGGGTGCGGCGCATCCTGATCTGGGAGGGGACGCTGGTCGACCCGGTCGGGGCCATCCTCGGCGCCCTCGTCCTGCACTCCCTGCTCGTCGGCGACTTCCGCGTCGGCCGCGGCTTCCACCCGGGCGAGTTCACGCTGAGCTGGCTGGTCGGGCTGGCCGGCGGCGCGGTGGGAACCGCGGTGCTGTGGTTCCTCCTCCGCAGGCTCCGGCTCGGGGAGACGCTGGGGACGCTCGCCCAGCTCGCGACGGTGGTCGCGGTGTCGGCGGGCTGCGACATCGTGCGCGACGACACGGGACTGATCGCGGCGGTGGTGGCGGGACTCGCCGTGGCCAATCTCCCGGGCCTGGGCATGCCGGCCCGGCGGCCCTTCTTCGAGACCCTGGTGCAGCTCGTCATCGGACTGCTGTTCGTGACCATCTCGGCCGGAGTGGCCCCGTCGTCCGTGCTGCCCGTGCTGCTGCCCGCCCTCGTCCTGGTCGGCGCCCTCGTGCTGGTGGTCCGGCCGCTGGTCGCCTGGATCTCCACCCACGGGCACGGACTTCCACGCGGGGAGCGGCTGTTCGTCGCCTGGATGGCGCCGCGCGGCATCGTCGCCGCGTCCACCGCGTCCGCCTTCGCCTCGACCCTGGACGGCGAGGGGCTGCCCGGTTCGGAGGCGATCCTGCCGGTCACGTTCCTGGTGATCGTGGGGACCGTCCTCGTCTACGGCCTGACCGCGGCACCGGTCGCCGCCCGGCTGGGCATCACCCTCCCGGCCCGCGCGCGGCAGCTGGTGGTGGGCGGGCGGCCCTGGTCGGTCGACCTGGCCCGGTGCCTGAAGTCCGCGGGGGTGGAGGTCACGGTGTGGACCGCCACGGAGGAGCAGCGGCAGCGGGTCCGGCGCGCCGGGATCGAACCGGCCCCGGGGGAGCTCCTCGCCGCGGCCACCGACCCGTCCGGGCGGCTCGAAGGGGTCGACTCCGTCCTTCTGCTCACCGACGACGACGACTTCAACGCGCTGGTCTCCGTCGTCGCTCAGGACAGCGTCGACGGACCGGTCCACCGTGTCGCACCGCCCCCGCACGGCCCCGGCGCCGTCGCCACCCGCACGGGCCCGGACGTGCTCTTCGGCCCGGGCCTGGGCCGGGACGTGCTGGCGGACCGCCACGGCCGGGGGGCGAGCTTCACGGTGGGCGCGCCGGGCGAGCGCCCGCCGCCCGGTCACGACGCCCTGTTCGTGCTGGGCGCCGGCGGCCGTCTGGAGCCGGTCACCGAGTCCCGGCCCGCACGGCCGGGCCCGGAGGACCGGCTCGTCCTGCTGGGCCCGGCACCGGGCTGA
- a CDS encoding chloride channel protein gives MTQPQAGPEQGDSAPGSPRPEPDELRSLLLSTSYRRILLFSALIGVPISLIAFWFLVALHQLEHLMWDHLPRTLLGGPDPPWWWPLVLLPLAGLIVGLVVVRLPGAGGHVPAYGLQPGGASPRALPGVVVAAAASLPLGAALGPEAPLIALGGGLALLFRDLARSGTTPQNTALLGAAGAGAAIAVVLGNPVIAAVLLMEIIGVGGPRLVAVMLPALLSSGVGSLVFTGFGRWTGLQTGSLRLPVSGPFPHLDAGDVGWTLLVGAVVGVLVHTIQVGGRLAAGLVRTRPVPFTVLCALGAGACAALYTGVTGRTPADVASSGEGTMARLASDPASWGVGALLAVLVFKGIAYALCLGSLRGGPIFPALFLGAATGVLLAPLPGFGVIPGMAAGMAASAGAALRLPVSSVVLVALLLGSIDMTPVVILAAVVAIVTTELLPGAHGAPPPESAPAAPAGAGAARGAP, from the coding sequence ATGACGCAGCCGCAGGCCGGGCCGGAGCAGGGGGACAGCGCGCCCGGGAGCCCCCGTCCGGAGCCCGACGAGCTACGCTCACTCCTGCTCAGCACCTCATACCGCCGGATTCTGCTGTTCTCCGCGCTCATCGGGGTCCCGATCTCGCTGATCGCCTTCTGGTTCCTCGTCGCGCTGCACCAGCTCGAGCACCTGATGTGGGACCACCTGCCGAGGACGCTGCTCGGCGGCCCGGACCCGCCGTGGTGGTGGCCGCTGGTGCTGCTGCCCCTCGCGGGCCTGATCGTCGGCCTGGTCGTGGTCCGGCTGCCGGGCGCGGGCGGCCATGTCCCCGCGTACGGGCTCCAGCCCGGCGGCGCGTCCCCCAGGGCCCTGCCCGGCGTGGTCGTCGCGGCGGCGGCGAGCCTGCCGCTCGGCGCCGCGCTCGGCCCCGAGGCGCCGCTCATCGCCCTGGGCGGCGGTCTCGCGCTGCTGTTCCGCGACCTCGCCCGGAGCGGTACGACGCCCCAGAACACCGCCCTGCTGGGCGCCGCCGGAGCCGGCGCCGCGATCGCCGTGGTCCTCGGCAACCCGGTGATCGCCGCCGTACTGCTGATGGAGATCATCGGCGTGGGCGGCCCCCGGCTGGTCGCGGTGATGCTCCCGGCGCTGCTGTCGAGCGGTGTCGGATCGCTGGTGTTCACGGGCTTCGGCCGGTGGACCGGGCTCCAGACGGGCAGCCTCCGGCTGCCGGTGTCCGGGCCGTTTCCGCACCTCGACGCCGGGGACGTGGGCTGGACCCTGCTCGTCGGCGCGGTCGTCGGCGTGCTGGTCCACACGATCCAGGTCGGCGGGCGGCTGGCGGCCGGACTCGTCCGCACCCGGCCAGTCCCCTTCACCGTGCTGTGCGCCCTGGGGGCGGGAGCCTGCGCGGCCCTCTACACGGGTGTCACCGGCCGGACACCGGCGGACGTCGCCTCGTCCGGAGAGGGCACCATGGCGCGGCTGGCGTCCGACCCGGCCTCCTGGGGGGTGGGCGCGCTCCTCGCCGTCCTCGTCTTCAAGGGCATCGCGTACGCGCTGTGCCTGGGCAGCCTGCGCGGTGGCCCGATCTTCCCGGCGCTGTTCCTGGGCGCCGCGACGGGCGTGCTGCTGGCGCCGCTGCCCGGATTCGGCGTCATCCCCGGCATGGCGGCCGGGATGGCCGCCTCGGCCGGCGCCGCACTGCGGCTGCCCGTCAGCAGCGTGGTGCTGGTGGCCCTGCTGCTGGGCAGCATCGACATGACGCCCGTGGTGATCCTCGCGGCGGTGGTCGCGATCGTCACCACCGAACTGCTGCCGGGCGCACACGGGGCGCCGCCGCCGGAGTCCGCCCCGGCGGCCCCGGCCGGAGCGGGCGCGGCCCGGGGAGCACCATGA
- a CDS encoding SDR family oxidoreductase — translation MLKGQKALVTGANSGIGKATAIALGRAGADVVVNFVAGREAADAVVREIAATGVRAYAHEADVSDEEQVVAMTRRMVEEFGTIDILVANAGLQRDAALTDMTLAQWQKVIDVNLTGQFLCAREAAREFQRRGVVPEVSRSAGKIVCMSSVHQAIPWAGHANYASSKGGVRMLMETLAQELAPKKIRVNAVAPGAVRTPINKDAWDTPDAERDLLTLIPYARVGEPEDIARAVVALSSDLLDYVVGTTLFVDGGMTLYPGFATGG, via the coding sequence TTGCTCAAGGGCCAGAAGGCACTGGTCACCGGCGCCAACTCGGGCATCGGGAAGGCGACGGCGATCGCCCTCGGCCGGGCCGGCGCGGACGTCGTGGTCAACTTCGTGGCGGGCCGGGAAGCCGCCGACGCGGTCGTCAGGGAGATCGCCGCCACCGGTGTCCGCGCCTACGCGCACGAGGCCGACGTCTCCGACGAGGAGCAGGTCGTCGCGATGACGCGGCGGATGGTCGAGGAGTTCGGCACCATCGACATCCTCGTCGCCAACGCCGGCCTCCAGCGGGACGCCGCGCTCACCGACATGACCCTCGCCCAGTGGCAGAAGGTCATCGACGTCAACCTCACCGGCCAGTTCCTGTGCGCGCGCGAGGCCGCCAGGGAGTTCCAGCGGCGCGGCGTCGTCCCCGAGGTGTCCCGCTCCGCCGGGAAGATCGTCTGCATGAGCTCGGTCCACCAGGCCATCCCCTGGGCCGGCCACGCCAACTACGCCTCCTCCAAGGGCGGCGTGCGGATGCTGATGGAGACCCTCGCCCAGGAGCTGGCGCCGAAGAAGATCCGGGTCAACGCGGTGGCGCCCGGTGCCGTCAGGACCCCGATCAACAAGGACGCCTGGGACACCCCGGACGCCGAACGGGACCTGCTCACCCTCATCCCGTACGCCCGCGTCGGAGAGCCCGAGGACATCGCCCGCGCCGTCGTCGCCCTCAGCTCCGACCTCCTGGACTACGTGGTGGGCACCACGCTCTTCGTCGACGGAGGCATGACCCTCTACCCCGGGTTCGCCACCGGCGGCTGA
- a CDS encoding cyclase family protein, translating to MSTEEFRALHERVRERTRRGPGDRRGTLGNLTPDRVAAAAREVTTGRTVSLAAPVETRAGPDNPEPARHRMKAPDPGRQPSPGLRFALDRFGMNVHGDVDSHLDALCHVLYDGTLYNGVPAGSVTADGATELAVDVARDGVVGRGVLLDIPRLRGVPWLEPGEQVTAADLTAAEAAQGVRTGPGDVLLVRVGHRRRRREHGAWNTAEARAGLRPEAVEFLVDRRVAMLGCDGNSDTAPSTVEGVAFPVHVLTIHAMGMQLMDYLQFEELAPVCEEEGRWSFLCAVAPLRLPGATGSPVNPIAVL from the coding sequence ATGAGCACCGAGGAGTTCCGGGCCCTCCACGAGCGGGTCCGCGAGCGGACGCGGCGCGGCCCGGGCGACCGCCGGGGCACACTGGGCAACCTCACACCCGACCGGGTGGCGGCGGCGGCCCGCGAGGTCACGACGGGACGGACCGTGTCGCTCGCCGCGCCCGTGGAGACCCGTGCCGGGCCGGACAACCCGGAGCCCGCCCGGCACCGGATGAAGGCGCCCGACCCCGGCCGGCAGCCGTCCCCCGGGCTCCGGTTCGCCCTGGACCGCTTCGGGATGAACGTGCACGGCGACGTCGACAGCCATCTCGACGCCCTGTGCCACGTCCTGTACGACGGCACGCTGTACAACGGCGTGCCGGCCGGCAGCGTGACCGCGGACGGAGCCACCGAACTCGCCGTCGACGTCGCGCGGGACGGCGTCGTGGGCCGGGGCGTGCTGCTGGACATCCCCCGCCTCAGGGGGGTGCCCTGGCTGGAACCGGGGGAGCAGGTCACCGCCGCCGATCTGACCGCGGCCGAGGCCGCCCAGGGGGTGCGCACCGGACCGGGGGACGTGCTGCTGGTCCGGGTGGGCCACCGGCGCAGGCGCCGGGAGCACGGTGCGTGGAACACCGCGGAGGCGCGCGCCGGACTCCGCCCGGAGGCCGTCGAGTTCCTCGTCGACCGGCGCGTGGCGATGCTCGGCTGCGACGGCAACAGCGACACCGCGCCGAGCACCGTGGAGGGCGTCGCCTTCCCCGTCCACGTCCTGACCATCCACGCCATGGGCATGCAGCTCATGGACTATCTGCAGTTCGAGGAGCTGGCACCGGTCTGCGAGGAGGAGGGCCGCTGGAGCTTCCTCTGCGCGGTCGCGCCGCTGCGGCTGCCCGGGGCCACCGGCTCACCCGTCAACCCGATCGCCGTGCTGTGA
- a CDS encoding cytochrome ubiquinol oxidase subunit I: MHNPVSLPPGAQLLLAEAPAQLLPARELMAFTLASHIILVPMGVALPLITLIMHYRGLRRNDPTSLLLARRWSAVMALQFAVGVVTGTVLSFEFGLLWPGLMGRWGDVFGIGFGVEAWAFFLEAVLIAVYLYGWRRLPARTHFLLGLPLPATALLGTFGILAANSWMNTPQGFRLDSTGNPVDVDVWKAIFTPMFGPQFWHFVVAMFMTAGFVVAGVYAVGILRGRWDHYHRIGFAVPFTVAAVLTPVQFVLGDTIARSVFHKQPIKFAAMELVWETDTHVPEYIFGRLHPDGTVTGGIRIPQLDSILAGFRPDTRVTGLTSVPAADRPDPTEATIVHWAFDIMVVIGSLLGLLVLCYAWAVWRRRKRPAAERLPRSRWFYRGAACAGVASVVAVECGWIATEVGRQPWIVYQNMRVAEAVTSTRSATLWTMFGVVVVVYVFIFGSLLAVLLKMRTRWRIEDAAAGTAIPAEGPETETPYGPRAAVPAAAAGQGAREEEDGTP, encoded by the coding sequence ATGCACAATCCGGTATCCCTGCCGCCCGGGGCGCAACTGCTGCTCGCGGAGGCGCCCGCCCAACTGCTGCCGGCCCGGGAGCTGATGGCGTTCACGCTCGCCTCCCATATCATCCTGGTGCCGATGGGGGTGGCACTGCCGCTGATCACCCTGATCATGCACTACCGGGGGCTGCGCCGGAACGACCCCACGTCCCTGCTGCTCGCCCGCCGCTGGTCGGCCGTGATGGCCCTCCAGTTCGCCGTCGGCGTCGTCACCGGCACCGTGCTGTCCTTCGAGTTCGGGCTGCTCTGGCCGGGACTGATGGGCCGCTGGGGCGACGTCTTCGGTATCGGTTTCGGCGTCGAGGCGTGGGCGTTCTTCCTGGAGGCCGTCCTCATCGCCGTCTACCTCTACGGCTGGCGGCGGCTGCCGGCCCGCACCCACTTCCTCCTCGGTCTGCCGCTGCCGGCCACCGCGCTGCTCGGCACCTTCGGCATCCTCGCGGCCAACTCCTGGATGAACACCCCCCAGGGATTCCGGCTCGACTCCACGGGCAATCCCGTGGACGTCGACGTCTGGAAGGCCATCTTCACCCCGATGTTCGGGCCGCAGTTCTGGCACTTCGTGGTGGCGATGTTCATGACCGCGGGGTTCGTCGTCGCGGGCGTCTACGCCGTCGGCATCCTGAGGGGCCGCTGGGACCACTACCACCGGATCGGCTTCGCCGTCCCGTTCACCGTCGCGGCGGTCCTCACACCCGTCCAGTTCGTACTCGGCGACACCATCGCCCGCTCCGTGTTCCACAAGCAGCCGATCAAGTTCGCCGCCATGGAACTCGTGTGGGAGACCGACACCCATGTGCCGGAGTACATCTTCGGCCGACTGCACCCCGACGGCACCGTCACCGGCGGCATCAGGATCCCCCAACTCGACTCCATCCTGGCCGGTTTCCGGCCCGACACCCGGGTCACCGGCCTCACCTCGGTACCCGCCGCCGACCGGCCCGACCCCACCGAGGCCACGATCGTCCACTGGGCCTTCGACATCATGGTCGTCATCGGTTCGCTGCTGGGGCTGCTCGTGCTCTGCTACGCGTGGGCCGTGTGGCGCAGGCGGAAGCGGCCCGCGGCCGAACGACTGCCCCGGTCGCGGTGGTTCTACCGCGGCGCGGCCTGCGCCGGGGTCGCCTCCGTCGTCGCCGTCGAGTGCGGCTGGATCGCCACCGAGGTGGGGCGGCAGCCCTGGATCGTCTACCAGAACATGCGGGTCGCCGAGGCGGTCACCTCGACCCGGTCCGCCACCCTCTGGACCATGTTCGGTGTGGTCGTCGTCGTGTACGTCTTCATCTTCGGCTCGCTCCTCGCGGTGCTGCTCAAGATGCGCACCCGCTGGCGAATCGAGGACGCGGCGGCCGGGACGGCCATCCCCGCCGAGGGCCCGGAGACCGAGACGCCCTACGGCCCGCGCGCCGCCGTACCGGCCGCGGCCGCCGGCCAGGGGGCCCGCGAGGAGGAGGACGGGACACCATGA
- a CDS encoding glycoside hydrolase family 15 protein — protein MGDYPLIENHGLIGDLQTAALVSTQGTIDWYCTPRFDSPSVFGSLLDCENGGHFKVAPVDRTYATRQLYLPDTAVLVTRFMTEAGAGEVVDFMPVTGSTATRRHRLVRLLRCVRGSLTFKVDIAPRFDYGRSPHKLHYTERGAVFAADGLELTVHAVRERGDDRLVPLDLGDHDMHFGITLEAGQERGVVLETFADGPPRHVHHAEFLRLFDETVRFWRGWLGQSRYSGRWREAVERSAITLKLMTYAPSGAIVAAPTAGLPEQLGGERNWDYRFTWIRDASFSVYALLGLGFTDEAQAFIGWLRDRVHEKAGRGGGSGPLNIMYRVDGSSDLEEEVLRNWKGYEGSSPVRIGNGAASQLQLDIYGEALDSIFFAHQRGIRLDHRGWTSLRTLLDWLSDHWDQPDEGLWETRGGRRDFTYGRVMSWVAFDRALRLAAASGRPASLERWARERDRLYEQVLARGWNERRQAFVQHYDTDVLDSSLVRMSTVGFITPDDPMWTATLDAMDRELVNDSLVYRYNPEASPDGLRGSEGTFSLCTFMYVDALARAGRLNQSRLVLEKMLTYANHLGLYSEEIALTGRQLGNFPQAFTHLAFIDTALTLDAQLNRAQGDGRPPRAPAESNL, from the coding sequence ATGGGCGACTACCCCCTCATCGAGAACCACGGGCTGATCGGTGACCTGCAGACCGCGGCGCTGGTGAGCACTCAGGGGACGATCGACTGGTACTGCACGCCGCGGTTCGACTCACCGAGCGTCTTCGGCTCGCTGCTGGACTGCGAGAACGGCGGGCACTTCAAGGTCGCGCCCGTGGACCGGACGTACGCCACCAGGCAGTTGTACCTTCCCGACACCGCGGTCCTGGTCACCCGTTTCATGACCGAGGCGGGCGCGGGCGAGGTCGTCGACTTCATGCCGGTCACGGGATCGACGGCCACCCGGCGGCACCGGCTGGTGCGGCTGCTGCGCTGTGTCCGCGGCAGCCTCACCTTCAAGGTGGACATCGCTCCCCGATTCGACTACGGCCGCTCCCCGCACAAGCTGCACTACACCGAGCGCGGGGCGGTGTTCGCCGCCGACGGCCTGGAGCTGACGGTCCACGCGGTCCGCGAGAGGGGGGACGACCGGCTGGTTCCCCTCGACCTCGGCGACCACGACATGCACTTCGGCATCACCCTGGAGGCCGGCCAGGAGCGCGGGGTGGTGCTGGAGACCTTCGCGGACGGCCCGCCGCGCCACGTCCACCACGCCGAGTTCCTCCGGCTCTTCGACGAGACCGTGCGGTTCTGGCGGGGCTGGCTCGGCCAGTCCCGCTACTCGGGCCGCTGGCGGGAGGCGGTGGAGCGGTCGGCGATCACACTGAAGCTGATGACGTACGCGCCGAGCGGCGCGATCGTGGCGGCCCCCACGGCCGGGCTGCCCGAGCAGCTCGGCGGCGAGCGGAACTGGGACTACCGGTTCACCTGGATCCGCGACGCCTCCTTCTCCGTGTACGCGCTGCTGGGACTCGGCTTCACCGACGAGGCCCAGGCCTTCATCGGCTGGCTGCGCGACCGCGTCCACGAGAAGGCCGGCCGCGGCGGCGGCTCGGGGCCGCTGAACATCATGTACCGGGTCGACGGCTCCTCCGACCTCGAGGAGGAGGTCCTCCGGAACTGGAAGGGCTACGAGGGCTCCAGCCCCGTCCGGATCGGGAACGGCGCCGCCTCCCAGCTCCAGCTCGACATCTACGGCGAGGCGCTGGACAGCATCTTCTTCGCACACCAGCGGGGCATCCGGCTCGACCACCGCGGCTGGACCTCGCTGCGCACGCTCCTGGACTGGCTCAGCGACCACTGGGACCAGCCCGACGAGGGGCTCTGGGAGACGCGGGGCGGGCGCCGGGACTTCACCTACGGACGGGTGATGTCGTGGGTCGCCTTCGACCGGGCGCTGCGGCTGGCGGCGGCGAGCGGCCGGCCGGCCTCCCTCGAACGCTGGGCCCGTGAGCGGGACAGGCTGTACGAGCAGGTCCTCGCCAGGGGCTGGAACGAGCGGCGGCAGGCGTTCGTACAGCACTACGACACCGATGTGCTCGACTCGTCGCTGGTACGGATGTCCACGGTCGGCTTCATCACCCCCGACGACCCGATGTGGACCGCCACGCTGGACGCCATGGACCGCGAGCTTGTGAACGACAGCCTCGTCTACCGGTACAACCCCGAAGCGTCCCCCGACGGTCTGCGAGGCTCCGAGGGCACCTTCTCGCTGTGCACGTTCATGTACGTCGACGCGCTGGCGCGGGCCGGCCGGCTGAACCAGTCGAGGCTGGTGCTGGAGAAGATGCTCACCTACGCCAACCATCTCGGCCTGTACTCCGAGGAGATCGCCCTGACCGGACGCCAGCTGGGCAACTTCCCGCAGGCGTTCACCCATCTGGCGTTCATCGACACGGCGCTCACCCTGGACGCGCAGCTCAACCGCGCGCAGGGGGACGGCCGCCCGCCCCGGGCCCCGGCGGAGTCCAACCTCTGA